Proteins from one Candidatus Planktophila sp. genomic window:
- the folP gene encoding dihydropteroate synthase — protein sequence MGILNITPDSFADGGRYNSFKKAVLHAREMIAQGVDIIDIGGESTRPGADRVSETEELDRVIPVITELAKDGVQLSIDTMRASTARAAIAAGAHIINDVSGGLADPEMLTTAAELKTPYIAMHWRGQSKEMNSMAIYRNVIQDVIAELQGRIAAALDAGISNDKLIIDPGIGFAKDAHHNWEIIDHIDEFVALGYPVLIGASRKRFLGGDTPDERETASIALTKRLSASGIWGVRVHSVKPHKEVMSI from the coding sequence ATGGGAATTCTCAATATAACCCCCGACTCATTTGCCGATGGTGGACGATATAACTCTTTTAAAAAAGCAGTACTGCATGCACGTGAAATGATCGCTCAGGGCGTGGACATCATCGATATCGGAGGCGAATCAACGCGTCCTGGCGCTGATCGCGTGAGTGAGACAGAAGAGTTAGATCGCGTGATTCCTGTGATAACTGAACTCGCTAAGGATGGAGTACAACTCAGCATCGACACCATGCGTGCGAGCACAGCAAGAGCTGCGATAGCCGCCGGAGCACACATTATTAATGATGTAAGCGGGGGATTAGCAGATCCAGAGATGCTCACAACTGCCGCAGAGCTTAAAACTCCTTACATTGCAATGCACTGGCGAGGACAATCCAAGGAGATGAACTCAATGGCCATTTACCGCAATGTTATTCAGGATGTTATTGCTGAACTTCAGGGAAGAATTGCTGCGGCGTTAGATGCAGGAATCAGTAATGACAAACTAATAATTGATCCGGGCATTGGATTTGCTAAAGATGCGCACCATAACTGGGAGATTATTGATCACATCGATGAGTTTGTAGCCCTTGGATACCCTGTATTAATCGGTGCATCACGTAAACGTTTTTTGGGCGGGGATACGCCCGATGAACGCGAAACGGCAAGTATCGCCCTAACAAAGCGCCTGAGCGCATCAGGTATTTGGGGAGTTAGAGTTCATTCTGTGAAGCCTCACAAAGAAGTGATGTCAATATGA
- the folB gene encoding dihydroneopterin aldolase: MSDQILLTGVYGFGYHGLFEHERTNGQDFFVDVVLNIDLQAVSQSDSIDETVNYAEITDLVVTEITTNPVSLIEKLAGRIAERILNLYSRVNSVSVTVHKPQAPVSASLKDIAVQITRSR; encoded by the coding sequence ATGAGCGATCAGATTCTACTTACAGGAGTCTATGGCTTTGGATACCACGGCCTCTTTGAGCATGAGCGCACGAATGGTCAAGATTTCTTTGTGGATGTAGTTTTAAATATTGACCTTCAAGCGGTGTCACAGAGTGATTCAATTGATGAGACCGTTAACTACGCCGAGATTACCGATTTGGTAGTCACCGAAATCACAACTAATCCAGTTTCTCTCATTGAAAAACTTGCCGGCCGCATTGCTGAGCGAATTCTAAATTTATATTCAAGAGTTAATTCTGTTTCGGTTACAGTCCACAAACCACAAGCTCCAGTATCTGCCTCACTAAAAGATATTGCGGTGCAGATCACTCGCAGTCGATGA
- the folK gene encoding 2-amino-4-hydroxy-6-hydroxymethyldihydropteridine diphosphokinase — MKAVIALGANIGNPLENLEIALSLLRESTEVISVSSFYKTAPVGGPAQPDYLNAVCIIESELPALDLLSLLQGIEKSLGRERSEHWGPRTIDLDLIQFGGLLSKSNELELPHPRAHKRRFVLEPWLEIDADAVLLSHGRVDQLLAQLPLNP, encoded by the coding sequence ATGAAAGCGGTTATTGCTTTAGGTGCCAACATAGGCAATCCGCTAGAGAATTTAGAGATAGCTTTATCACTTTTGCGAGAGTCCACAGAAGTTATTAGTGTTTCTTCGTTCTACAAAACTGCACCAGTTGGTGGACCTGCACAACCCGATTATCTAAATGCAGTATGCATTATTGAGAGCGAACTTCCCGCTTTAGATTTGCTCTCCCTCTTGCAAGGCATCGAAAAGAGCTTAGGTCGTGAGCGGAGTGAACATTGGGGACCACGAACAATAGATTTAGATCTCATCCAATTTGGTGGGCTTTTGAGTAAGAGCAATGAGTTAGAGCTCCCGCACCCCCGTGCGCACAAGCGCAGATTTGTTTTGGAGCCGTGGCTTGAAATTGATGCCGATGCAGTTCTACTTTCGCATGGCCGCGTCGATCAACTTTTGGCGCAATTGCCGCTTAACCCGTAA
- the panC gene encoding pantoate--beta-alanine ligase — MSVLVPTMGALHKGHQALIKRARSMSKDVVVSIFINPLQFESADDLAAYPRSPERDIQLATLAGATEIWMPDYEEIYPSQINLLKAGAIAELYEGKSRPGHFDGVVTVVSRLFDIVKPEAAVFGEKDFQQLQIIRAMESGVKIIGVPTVREFDGLALSSRNIRLSETGRASANVIYRAMAAARLAPTIAIAQEIIDTTIATDVGFRCDYATIIDEENFSLASDLTQHKRAIIAGWIDGVRLIDNMRMGA; from the coding sequence ATGAGCGTATTAGTGCCAACGATGGGCGCCCTGCACAAGGGTCACCAAGCGTTGATTAAACGCGCACGAAGCATGAGCAAGGATGTTGTAGTTAGCATATTTATAAATCCCCTTCAGTTTGAAAGCGCCGATGACCTTGCCGCATATCCTCGTAGCCCCGAGCGTGATATTCAATTGGCAACGCTTGCTGGGGCGACCGAGATTTGGATGCCAGATTACGAAGAGATTTATCCAAGCCAGATTAACCTCTTGAAGGCTGGCGCAATCGCCGAACTCTATGAAGGAAAATCTCGACCTGGTCATTTTGATGGCGTGGTAACCGTTGTAAGCCGTTTATTTGACATCGTAAAGCCAGAAGCAGCGGTCTTTGGCGAGAAAGATTTCCAGCAGCTGCAAATTATTAGAGCGATGGAAAGTGGAGTTAAAATAATTGGTGTTCCAACCGTGCGCGAATTTGATGGCTTAGCGCTCTCTTCTCGAAATATACGCTTAAGTGAAACCGGCCGAGCAAGTGCAAATGTAATTTACCGCGCAATGGCAGCAGCTCGATTGGCACCGACCATTGCAATCGCTCAAGAGATAATTGATACAACAATTGCTACTGATGTCGGTTTTAGATGTGATTATGCAACAATTATCGATGAGGAGAATTTCTCTCTGGCATCGGATTTAACACAACACAAGCGTGCAATTATTGCCGGTTGGATTGATGGTGTGCGCTTAATAGATAATATGAGAATGGGTGCCTGA
- a CDS encoding type III pantothenate kinase has translation MLLTIDVGNTNTVLGIFDEDLIRSWRVKTDPRSTADELWLQYRSLVEDFSVTGLSICSTVPATLRELRSMISDYFSDVRTTIVEPGIKTGVPLLVDNPKEIGADRIVNTLAAHTIFGGPAIVVDFGTSTNLDVVSPKGEFLGGALAPGIEISVDALAARAAQLRKVELVRPKNVIGKNTVEALQSGTIFGFAGQVDGLVDRICTELAQSYSGKPKVIATGGLAPLIIGVSETITDHEPDLTLIGLRLIHERNA, from the coding sequence ATGCTATTAACAATCGATGTGGGAAATACAAACACTGTTCTTGGAATTTTTGATGAAGATTTAATTCGTTCATGGCGGGTAAAGACTGATCCTCGAAGTACTGCCGATGAGCTTTGGCTGCAGTATCGCTCTTTAGTTGAGGATTTTTCGGTTACAGGCCTATCTATATGCTCAACTGTGCCAGCAACGCTTCGCGAACTTCGAAGCATGATTAGTGATTACTTTTCCGATGTTCGAACAACAATCGTTGAGCCAGGTATAAAAACTGGGGTCCCACTTCTAGTTGATAATCCAAAAGAAATTGGCGCAGATCGAATTGTAAATACGTTAGCAGCTCATACAATTTTTGGGGGTCCGGCTATCGTTGTGGATTTTGGAACATCAACAAATCTCGATGTTGTATCACCTAAAGGAGAGTTCCTGGGCGGTGCACTTGCACCCGGAATAGAGATCTCAGTAGATGCATTAGCGGCTCGCGCAGCACAGTTACGCAAAGTCGAGTTAGTGCGACCCAAAAATGTGATCGGTAAAAATACTGTGGAAGCCTTACAGTCGGGCACTATTTTCGGTTTTGCTGGCCAAGTTGATGGCCTAGTTGACCGCATATGCACTGAGTTAGCCCAGTCATATTCCGGTAAACCAAAAGTTATTGCGACGGGCGGATTAGCGCCATTGATTATTGGGGTTTCAGAAACTATTACCGATCACGAACCAGATTTAACACTTATTGGTCTTCGCCTAATTCACGAACGAAATGCATGA
- the lysS gene encoding lysine--tRNA ligase, producing the protein MSEENLTPEEDLPEQLRIRREKRAALIESGTEPYPVSVPRTKSLLEIRELHAGLDIDCATGIIESLTGRIIFKRDAGKLCFATLREGDGTELQAMFSLDKIGQESIDSWKSDIDLGDIVSVTGEIITSKRGELSILANSWKLASKSLRPLPNDHKPMSEETRVRMRYVDLIVRPEARANARLRPAVMTSLRDTFAKANFIEVETPMLQVMHGGATARPFKSFSNAYDMDLYLRIAPELFLKRCVVGGIERVFEINRNFRNEGADSSHSPEFAMIESYQAYGDWKSIADLTRTLVQNAAMAVAGSHVVTHHDGRQADLGGKWREISLYEAISEAVGQNVTALTSRVELKTIAAQLGIKIDPKWITGKIAEEIFEHVAKDKLIAPTFVMGFPVDTSPLVRAHRELPGVAEKWDLYIDGFELATGYSELIDPVIQRERLVEQSSLGANGDLEAMHVDEDFLRAMEFGMPPMGGMGMGVDRLLMALTGLGIRETILFPLVKPEAD; encoded by the coding sequence ATGAGCGAAGAAAATCTAACCCCCGAAGAGGATTTGCCTGAGCAATTGCGTATTCGTCGGGAAAAGAGGGCGGCACTAATTGAAAGCGGCACTGAGCCATACCCCGTCTCCGTGCCTCGGACAAAATCTTTGTTAGAAATACGAGAATTGCATGCCGGACTAGACATTGATTGTGCAACGGGAATCATTGAAAGCTTAACTGGACGCATAATATTTAAACGTGATGCAGGGAAGCTTTGTTTTGCAACACTTCGTGAAGGTGATGGCACCGAACTTCAAGCAATGTTTTCCCTGGATAAAATTGGACAAGAATCGATTGACTCCTGGAAATCTGATATTGATTTAGGTGACATAGTGTCCGTTACTGGCGAAATTATTACATCCAAACGTGGCGAACTTTCAATTCTTGCTAATTCATGGAAATTGGCATCTAAATCTTTGCGGCCCCTACCTAACGATCACAAACCAATGTCAGAAGAAACGCGTGTTCGTATGCGGTATGTGGATTTAATTGTTCGTCCTGAGGCGCGCGCGAATGCGCGTTTAAGGCCAGCAGTTATGACGTCTCTGCGGGATACTTTTGCGAAGGCGAATTTCATCGAAGTTGAAACACCAATGCTTCAAGTAATGCATGGAGGTGCAACAGCTCGACCTTTTAAATCATTCTCGAATGCTTACGACATGGATCTTTATTTACGTATTGCCCCCGAACTATTTCTAAAACGCTGCGTTGTTGGTGGAATTGAACGCGTATTTGAAATCAATCGTAATTTCCGCAATGAGGGCGCGGATTCATCGCATTCGCCAGAATTTGCAATGATCGAGAGTTATCAAGCCTATGGCGACTGGAAATCAATAGCCGATTTAACACGAACCTTGGTTCAGAACGCTGCAATGGCAGTTGCTGGTTCTCACGTTGTTACGCATCATGATGGACGTCAAGCCGATCTGGGCGGAAAGTGGCGTGAAATCTCGCTGTATGAAGCAATCTCTGAAGCTGTTGGACAGAACGTTACAGCTCTTACTTCACGTGTGGAGCTAAAAACTATTGCAGCACAGCTTGGAATAAAAATTGACCCTAAGTGGATTACAGGCAAGATAGCTGAAGAGATTTTCGAGCATGTAGCCAAGGACAAGTTAATTGCACCTACTTTCGTTATGGGTTTCCCTGTTGACACCTCGCCACTTGTCCGAGCACATCGCGAGCTTCCAGGTGTTGCCGAAAAATGGGATTTATATATCGATGGATTTGAATTAGCCACTGGATATTCCGAACTTATTGATCCCGTCATTCAGCGAGAACGGTTAGTCGAACAGTCATCTTTAGGTGCTAACGGTGACCTTGAAGCGATGCACGTGGATGAAGATTTTCTACGGGCGATGGAGTTTGGAATGCCTCCAATGGGCGGAATGGGAATGGGAGTAGATCGTTTACTTATGGCACTCACCGGTCTTGGAATTCGCGAAACCATTTTATTTCCACTTGTTAAACCCGAGGCTGATTGA
- a CDS encoding amino-acid N-acetyltransferase — MLVIRPAKTKDVKEIRKLVDSYAAPGQMLSKETVTLYESVQEFVVAEHDGVLVGCGALHILWEDLAEVRTVAVQEGLHKQGIGHQILESIIERAREVGVEKIFCLTFQTEFFGRHGFEVIEGTPVAPEVYAELLRSYDAGVAEFLDLESAKPNTLGNTRMLKILT; from the coding sequence ATGCTGGTAATTAGACCTGCCAAAACTAAAGATGTAAAGGAAATTCGCAAACTTGTAGATTCATACGCTGCTCCTGGTCAAATGCTTTCAAAGGAGACCGTGACGCTTTATGAGAGCGTTCAAGAGTTTGTTGTCGCCGAACACGATGGAGTTTTAGTCGGATGCGGAGCCTTACATATTCTTTGGGAGGATTTAGCGGAAGTGCGAACCGTTGCAGTTCAAGAGGGTTTACACAAACAGGGAATTGGCCATCAAATATTGGAGTCAATTATTGAACGCGCACGTGAAGTTGGAGTTGAAAAAATCTTCTGTCTTACATTTCAAACAGAGTTCTTTGGCCGTCACGGTTTCGAAGTAATTGAGGGCACGCCAGTTGCTCCTGAAGTCTATGCGGAGCTTCTTCGCTCCTATGATGCCGGAGTGGCCGAATTCTTAGATCTTGAATCGGCTAAGCCAAACACTCTCGGAAACACGAGAATGTTGAAGATTCTGACCTAG
- a CDS encoding ATP-dependent Clp protease ATP-binding subunit: MFERFTDRARRVVVLAQEEARMLNHNYIGTEHILLGLIHEGEGVAAKGLESLGISLEGVRAQVEEIIGQGQQAPSGHIPFTPRAKKVLELSLREALQLGHNYIGTEHILLGLIREGEGVAAQVLVKLGADLNRVRQQVIQLLSGYQGKEAVTQGGPAEGVPSTSLVLDQFGRNLTQAAREGKLDPVIGRENEIERVMQVLSRRTKNNPVLIGEPGVGKTAVVEGLAQAIFKNDVPETLKDKQLYSLDLGALVAGSRYRGDFEERLKKVLKEIKTRGDIILFIDEIHTLVGAGAAEGAIDAASILKPMLARGELQTIGATTLDEYRKHVEKDAALERRFQPIQVKEPSVAQTIEILKGLRDRYETHHRVSITDGALAAAANLADRYVSDRFLPDKAIDLIDEAGSRLRIKRMTAPAELRAFDDKIADARKEKESAIDGQDFEKAAALRDKEKALITEKHEAEKNWKATDLDKVTEVDEELIAQVLSISTGIPVFKLTEEETARLLHMEDELHNRVIGQEQAIKALSQAIRRTRAGLKDPRRPGGSFIFAGPSGVGKTELSRTLAAFLFGDQDALIQLDMSEYSERHTASRLFGAPPGYVGYDEGGQLTEKVRRRPFSVVLFDEIEKAHPDIFNSLLQVLEDGHLTDSQGRTVDFKNTVIIMTTNLGTRDISKSLGLGFANSDDEQTNYERMKGKVNDELKTHFRPEFLNRIDDVIVFHQLTKDQIVQIVDLMIKNLDDRLQAKDMGIELTQTAKDLLAARGYDPLLGARPLRRTIQREIEDALSERILFGELKAGEIIVVDVEGEGAEAIFTFKGAPKVETPDTPGDLTEEAPTA; encoded by the coding sequence ATGTTTGAGCGCTTTACAGATAGAGCTCGCCGAGTGGTTGTGCTGGCCCAAGAAGAGGCTCGCATGCTCAACCATAACTACATCGGCACTGAGCACATTCTGCTTGGGCTTATCCACGAAGGCGAAGGCGTAGCAGCTAAGGGACTTGAGTCTCTAGGAATCTCACTTGAAGGCGTCCGTGCACAGGTAGAAGAGATCATCGGACAGGGCCAACAGGCACCAAGCGGTCATATTCCATTTACTCCACGTGCCAAGAAAGTCCTTGAGCTCTCACTTCGTGAAGCGCTTCAGTTAGGTCATAATTACATTGGTACAGAACATATTTTGTTAGGACTCATCCGCGAAGGTGAAGGCGTCGCAGCACAAGTTCTTGTAAAACTTGGCGCTGATTTAAATCGTGTGCGTCAACAGGTAATTCAACTGCTCTCTGGTTACCAAGGAAAAGAGGCGGTCACACAGGGCGGACCTGCAGAAGGCGTTCCATCGACTTCATTGGTTCTAGATCAATTCGGCCGAAATCTCACACAGGCTGCCCGTGAGGGAAAGTTAGATCCAGTAATCGGACGCGAAAATGAGATTGAGCGAGTGATGCAGGTTTTGTCTCGCCGTACTAAAAATAATCCAGTATTAATCGGCGAGCCAGGTGTAGGTAAAACTGCCGTTGTCGAAGGTCTTGCACAAGCTATTTTCAAGAATGATGTTCCAGAGACTTTGAAAGATAAGCAGTTGTACTCACTTGATTTGGGTGCACTCGTTGCCGGTAGTCGATACCGTGGAGATTTCGAAGAGCGCTTAAAGAAAGTTCTCAAAGAGATTAAAACTCGTGGCGACATCATTCTCTTTATCGATGAGATTCATACACTCGTTGGCGCAGGTGCTGCAGAAGGTGCAATCGATGCGGCCAGCATTCTCAAGCCAATGCTTGCCCGAGGTGAGTTACAAACAATCGGTGCAACCACACTTGATGAGTATCGTAAGCATGTTGAAAAAGATGCTGCCCTTGAGCGCCGTTTCCAACCGATTCAAGTTAAAGAGCCATCAGTTGCGCAGACTATTGAAATTTTGAAAGGTCTTCGCGACCGCTATGAGACTCACCACCGCGTCTCTATTACTGATGGGGCACTTGCAGCAGCGGCAAATCTTGCCGATCGATATGTTTCCGATCGTTTCTTGCCAGATAAGGCGATCGATCTAATCGATGAGGCTGGTTCACGTCTTCGCATTAAACGCATGACCGCCCCGGCTGAACTACGAGCATTCGATGACAAGATCGCTGATGCTCGCAAGGAAAAAGAGTCGGCAATCGATGGTCAGGACTTTGAAAAGGCCGCGGCACTTCGCGATAAAGAAAAAGCACTAATCACTGAAAAGCATGAGGCAGAAAAGAATTGGAAGGCTACTGATTTAGATAAGGTCACAGAAGTTGATGAAGAGCTTATCGCGCAAGTTCTTTCGATATCTACCGGTATCCCAGTATTTAAGTTGACTGAAGAAGAGACTGCACGTTTATTGCATATGGAGGACGAACTTCATAATCGTGTGATCGGTCAGGAACAGGCAATCAAAGCGCTCTCGCAAGCGATTCGTCGTACGCGTGCAGGGCTTAAAGATCCACGTCGCCCAGGCGGCTCATTTATCTTTGCCGGTCCATCAGGTGTTGGTAAAACAGAACTCTCCCGCACCTTGGCAGCCTTCTTATTCGGAGATCAAGATGCATTGATTCAACTCGATATGTCTGAATATTCAGAGCGTCATACCGCATCCCGTTTATTCGGTGCGCCTCCAGGCTACGTTGGTTATGACGAGGGCGGACAGCTCACTGAAAAGGTGCGCCGTCGTCCGTTCTCAGTTGTTCTCTTCGATGAAATCGAGAAAGCACACCCAGATATTTTTAACTCACTCCTTCAAGTTCTAGAAGATGGACACCTAACTGATTCACAGGGACGTACCGTTGACTTTAAGAACACTGTCATCATCATGACCACAAATCTCGGTACTCGCGATATTTCAAAGAGCCTCGGTCTTGGTTTTGCGAATAGCGATGACGAACAGACTAATTATGAGCGAATGAAGGGCAAAGTAAATGATGAACTCAAGACTCATTTCCGCCCAGAGTTCCTGAACCGTATCGATGATGTAATTGTCTTCCACCAGTTGACTAAGGATCAGATTGTTCAAATCGTAGACTTAATGATTAAGAATCTTGATGATCGCTTGCAAGCAAAAGATATGGGAATTGAGTTAACTCAAACGGCTAAGGATCTTCTTGCCGCTCGTGGCTACGATCCACTTCTTGGTGCCCGACCACTGCGCCGTACAATTCAACGCGAAATTGAAGATGCACTTTCAGAGCGCATCTTGTTCGGCGAACTCAAAGCCGGCGAAATAATCGTTGTAGATGTTGAGGGTGAAGGCGCTGAGGCAATCTTTACCTTTAAAGGCGCTCCAAAAGTTGAAACTCCTGACACACCTGGTGACCTGACTGAAGAGGCACCTACCGCTTAA
- a CDS encoding methyltransferase domain-containing protein, which yields MANQASSANSAIKGGPTGRGFIGTMAAMSSYDDESYLDFIEGLRMFALRSMNASSARALKSEIDAGKIKSENPKIEETRSVADSIPVIGIRNRILHSTQGLNWARVLDSYEKNRAALEQELTDAEKDGPGTLRWDPNFIYPDYFTVIPYHRQPGSYHADPLSGHVYHYGTKVFHGGSNDKDEAKIERIAQLPEPSDGVVDKFLDIACAIGSGTVAAKLRWPKAQVYGIELAGPLVRYAHMRATRLNSEVHFSQQLAEKLDFADNTFDLIYMSTLLHEMPLAEGRIAVKEAKRVLRPGGILVINDMLQATKPLNIWSDYDRYFDHRFNNEPYAYNYVHSDLDSFLTEEFASVKNTIQGKTSTWECTK from the coding sequence ATGGCCAACCAAGCTTCAAGTGCAAACAGTGCGATCAAGGGTGGTCCTACCGGTCGCGGCTTTATTGGAACTATGGCTGCAATGTCATCTTACGATGATGAAAGCTATCTAGATTTTATTGAAGGATTGCGTATGTTTGCATTGCGATCGATGAACGCATCATCTGCAAGAGCTCTTAAAAGTGAAATTGATGCTGGAAAAATCAAATCAGAAAATCCGAAAATTGAAGAGACTCGCTCAGTTGCCGATTCAATTCCAGTAATAGGTATTCGCAACAGAATATTGCACAGCACCCAAGGTCTAAACTGGGCCAGAGTTCTAGATTCATACGAGAAGAATCGCGCTGCCCTCGAACAAGAATTAACTGATGCCGAAAAAGATGGTCCCGGAACTCTGCGTTGGGATCCAAATTTTATTTACCCCGATTACTTCACAGTTATTCCTTATCACCGTCAACCAGGTAGCTATCATGCTGATCCATTAAGCGGACATGTTTACCATTACGGTACAAAAGTTTTCCATGGTGGCTCAAACGATAAAGACGAAGCAAAGATTGAAAGAATTGCCCAGCTACCTGAACCATCTGACGGGGTAGTAGATAAATTCTTAGATATTGCCTGCGCAATCGGGTCTGGCACAGTAGCTGCGAAATTGCGTTGGCCAAAAGCGCAAGTTTATGGAATTGAATTAGCTGGCCCACTCGTGCGTTATGCGCATATGCGTGCAACCAGACTTAATTCCGAAGTTCACTTCTCACAGCAGTTAGCAGAGAAGTTGGATTTTGCCGATAACACTTTTGACCTAATTTATATGAGCACATTGCTCCATGAAATGCCGCTCGCCGAAGGTCGAATTGCTGTGAAAGAAGCCAAGCGGGTGTTACGTCCAGGCGGAATATTGGTTATAAATGACATGCTACAAGCTACAAAACCGCTGAATATCTGGAGCGATTACGACCGATATTTCGATCATCGCTTCAATAATGAGCCATATGCCTACAACTATGTACATTCTGATTTAGATTCATTCTTAACTGAAGAATTTGCTTCCGTTAAAAACACAATTCAAGGTAAGACATCCACTTGGGAGTGCACCAAATGA
- a CDS encoding NAD(P)/FAD-dependent oxidoreductase: MNETQVDVIVIGAGPVGLVVALGLAQNGVRVLVVEKNSIEVPSQWRGSTIHPPTLEIFDELGLADEIISGAIKVEVLQYRDLEIDEVVNFDYNCLNDQVKFPFRLQFEQYKVLKLLRSAAALHPLIEIQYESVLESVSQDALRVCAKVLNRNSLTEIYSDWLVAADGSHSSVRKSLGIELDGFTYPYPTTVVATPFTFEKYLPDLAPVTYWSGPTGRLSMIRTPDIWRIAMTTPLEGVDIFSDDKGSVSEPSADFKAAIELLLNRLPGVTLSNLRLKQYEVYRSHQRIAREFSVGRIALAGDAAHLTTTNGGMGLNSGVQDGAALVKALIDAIAQNSSLPIAKYAKERKEFCIDFLQPTTTTNHKTVDNPDYEARYSRLSELSADSKRPEIVRQVIGRASMIAKLVK; encoded by the coding sequence ATGAACGAAACTCAGGTAGATGTAATTGTTATCGGAGCTGGTCCAGTTGGTTTGGTTGTGGCCCTAGGTCTGGCTCAAAATGGCGTTAGAGTTTTAGTAGTAGAGAAGAATTCAATTGAAGTTCCATCACAGTGGCGCGGTTCAACAATTCATCCGCCCACGCTAGAGATTTTTGATGAGCTGGGGCTAGCTGATGAAATTATCTCAGGTGCCATCAAAGTTGAAGTATTGCAGTATCGTGATTTAGAAATAGACGAAGTAGTTAATTTTGACTATAACTGTTTAAATGATCAAGTTAAGTTTCCGTTTAGATTGCAGTTCGAGCAATATAAAGTTTTGAAATTGCTACGCTCTGCGGCTGCACTGCATCCGCTCATTGAAATTCAATACGAATCAGTCCTGGAATCGGTATCCCAAGATGCGCTAAGGGTATGTGCAAAAGTCTTAAATCGTAACTCTCTAACTGAAATATATTCAGATTGGCTCGTTGCTGCAGATGGCAGTCACAGTTCAGTACGAAAATCTCTCGGAATTGAACTCGATGGCTTTACCTATCCATATCCAACTACAGTAGTAGCAACTCCATTTACATTTGAAAAATACTTGCCTGATTTAGCTCCGGTGACCTATTGGTCTGGTCCAACCGGACGGTTATCAATGATTCGAACCCCAGATATTTGGCGTATTGCAATGACAACCCCGCTAGAAGGAGTTGATATTTTCAGCGATGACAAAGGTTCAGTATCTGAACCCAGCGCTGACTTTAAGGCGGCAATTGAGTTATTATTAAACCGCCTGCCAGGTGTTACCTTGTCGAATTTAAGGCTAAAGCAATACGAGGTTTACCGCTCGCATCAACGAATCGCACGCGAATTTAGTGTAGGCCGGATCGCCCTAGCCGGCGATGCTGCGCATCTGACAACTACCAATGGTGGAATGGGCTTAAATTCTGGCGTACAGGATGGCGCTGCACTTGTTAAAGCACTTATAGACGCAATTGCTCAAAATAGTTCACTTCCGATAGCGAAGTATGCGAAAGAGCGCAAAGAGTTTTGTATCGATTTTCTGCAGCCGACTACTACAACAAACCATAAAACAGTGGATAATCCCGATTATGAGGCTAGGTATTCTCGCTTAAGTGAATTGTCGGCCGATTCAAAGAGGCCAGAAATTGTCCGCCAAGTTATTGGCAGAGCTAGCATGATTGCTAAATTAGTTAAGTAA